The window AGAGACCCAAAAGGCTTTCGAGCGCACCAATAAATTTATTCCCGATCCCGAAGTGCCTACCGGTTCAGCCGATGATGCCGATTACCGGGGCTCGGGTTATGACCGCGGACACCTGGCTCCCGCAGCCGATATGGGTTGGTCTGAAACCACGATGCGTGAGTCTTTCTATTTCAGCAATATGTCTCCGCAACGACCGGAATTCAACCGGGGCATCTGGAAAGAGCTCGAAGAGCAGGTGCGCAACTGGGCGAGGGATTACAATAAAATATATGTAGTGACCGGTCCGGTTTTGGAGGAAGGACTTCAGACAATCGGACATGACCACGTTTCCGTTCCCAAAGCCTATTATAAGGTAATATTGGATTACAACGGTTCGGAACCTAAGGGGATTGGCTTTATCTTGCCGAATGAAGGCTCATCGCGACCGGTTTCTTCCTATGCGGTAACGATTGATAGCGTGGAGAAGGTGAC of the Parabacteroides sp. FAFU027 genome contains:
- a CDS encoding DNA/RNA non-specific endonuclease — its product is MKKTWIILLICLLAFGVILWAQRKKEATPTALELPAISANDEIVKHTGYTLSYNEANEQANWVAYELTAEETQKAFERTNKFIPDPEVPTGSADDADYRGSGYDRGHLAPAADMGWSETTMRESFYFSNMSPQRPEFNRGIWKELEEQVRNWARDYNKIYVVTGPVLEEGLQTIGHDHVSVPKAYYKVILDYNGSEPKGIGFILPNEGSSRPVSSYAVTIDSVEKVTHLDFYPALPDAQEKKIESTLCVSCWNWESTSTRSVHSSKPTKSTQGNTTGEKVQCHGITKAGNRCKNMTTNPSGYCVHHESQANQQ